The nucleotide sequence GCAGCTCGAGACGCTTCTCGGCGTAACGGGCCACGATGGCCTTGCGCTGCTCGTTCTTGGCGATCTTGGACTTCTTGGCCATCTCAGCGCTCCTCTCGGAAGTCGACGTGCTTGCGGACCACCGGGTCGTACTTCTTCAGGGTGATGCGGTCCGGGTTGTTCCGGCGGTTCTTGCGGGTCACGTAGGTGAACCCGGTGCCGGCGGTGGACTTCAGCTTGATGATCGGACGAACGTCCTTGTCCTTGGCCATGTCAGAGCTTCACTCCCTTCGCGATCAGGTCCGCCACGACGGCGTCGATACCGCGCACGTCGATGGTCTTGATGCCCTTGGCGGACAGCGTCAGGGTGACGTTGCGGCGCAGGGAGGGGACCCAGTAGGTCTTCTTCTGGATGTTCGGGTCGAACCGGCGCTTGGTGCGACGGTGCGAGTGGGAGATGCTGTGGCCGAATCCCGGCCCAGCCCCGGTTACCTGGCAGTGAGCTGCCATGATCACTCCTCGTGGCAAGTAGTAGTAAAAGGACGGGCGGAACCCGCATGGCGGCGAGCCGCGGACCTGTCCGCGGACACCTGTTGTGAGCCCCGCCCCGGGTGTGGACACCGCACTCTTACTGCGACTTCTCGAAAAGGGGGACCAGGCTGGGTGAGAGCCAACCGAAGTTCCTTATGGGATCGCTGGTGTGGACGGTGAGCCCCGGTCCGTCCTGAGGACGTCCCGGGATCCGGTCTGCGGGAGCGCGTTGCTTTTCCGACCCGCCGTCCGCCCGGTCACCT is from Micrococcus luteus NCTC 2665 and encodes:
- the rpmG gene encoding 50S ribosomal protein L33, which produces MAKDKDVRPIIKLKSTAGTGFTYVTRKNRRNNPDRITLKKYDPVVRKHVDFREER
- the rpmB gene encoding 50S ribosomal protein L28, with amino-acid sequence MAAHCQVTGAGPGFGHSISHSHRRTKRRFDPNIQKKTYWVPSLRRNVTLTLSAKGIKTIDVRGIDAVVADLIAKGVKL